In Pseudomonadota bacterium, one DNA window encodes the following:
- a CDS encoding nitronate monooxygenase, which produces MKALRPLKIGGRYVLPLVEGGKGIAVSNGESSGAWAAAGGIGTFSGVNADSYDSQGRLIPQEYHGKTRRERHEELVAHSIRGGIHQARIAHERSNGQGRIHMNVLWEMAAAERILHGVLEGARGLVNGVTCGAGMPYRIAEICAHYGVHYYPIVSSARAFRALWLRAYHKFADLLGGVVYEDPWRAGGHNGLSNSEDPLKPEDPFPRVLALRQMMNSFGLHETPIIMAGGVWYLRDWADWIDNPDLGPMAFQFGTRPLLTQESPISDAWKKKLVTLKEGDVFLNRFSPTGFYSSAVNNPFIQELRERSERQVAYSLHPVGEHTEEFPVGPRGRPVWLTASDAVHARTWLAAGFTEALRTPDNTLIFVRPEKAGEIHTDQVDCMGCLSQCLFSNWAQNEEGTTGRKADPRSFCIQKTLQAISHSDQVDNQLMFAGHNAYKFASDPFYANGFIPTVKQLVERISTG; this is translated from the coding sequence GTGAAAGCGTTGAGGCCCCTGAAAATTGGGGGGCGCTATGTTCTGCCGCTGGTGGAAGGCGGCAAGGGAATTGCGGTATCCAACGGCGAAAGCTCCGGCGCCTGGGCGGCAGCCGGCGGCATTGGCACATTTTCCGGCGTCAATGCGGACAGCTATGACAGCCAGGGTCGTCTGATCCCCCAGGAATATCACGGCAAGACCCGCCGCGAGCGGCATGAGGAACTGGTGGCCCATTCCATCCGGGGCGGGATCCATCAGGCCAGGATTGCCCATGAGCGTTCAAACGGGCAGGGCCGGATCCATATGAACGTACTGTGGGAAATGGCTGCAGCAGAACGAATCCTCCACGGTGTTCTGGAGGGGGCCAGGGGTCTGGTCAATGGTGTGACCTGTGGCGCCGGCATGCCCTACAGGATTGCGGAAATCTGCGCCCATTACGGTGTCCATTACTATCCCATTGTCTCATCCGCGCGGGCTTTCAGGGCCCTGTGGCTGCGGGCCTACCATAAATTCGCGGACCTGCTGGGCGGGGTTGTGTATGAGGATCCCTGGCGGGCCGGCGGGCACAATGGTCTGTCCAACAGCGAGGATCCCCTGAAACCCGAGGATCCGTTTCCCCGTGTCCTGGCGCTGCGCCAGATGATGAACAGCTTTGGCCTGCATGAAACGCCCATCATTATGGCCGGCGGTGTCTGGTATCTGCGCGACTGGGCCGACTGGATCGACAATCCGGACCTGGGGCCGATGGCCTTCCAGTTCGGGACCCGGCCGCTCCTGACCCAGGAAAGTCCCATCTCCGATGCCTGGAAGAAAAAACTGGTGACCCTGAAGGAAGGGGATGTTTTCCTGAACCGCTTTTCCCCCACCGGCTTCTATTCATCAGCCGTCAACAACCCCTTTATCCAGGAACTGCGGGAGCGCTCGGAACGTCAGGTAGCCTATTCCCTGCATCCTGTGGGAGAGCATACCGAGGAATTTCCCGTGGGCCCACGGGGACGGCCTGTGTGGCTGACCGCCAGTGACGCTGTCCATGCCCGCACGTGGCTAGCTGCCGGTTTTACCGAGGCCCTGCGCACGCCGGACAATACCCTCATTTTCGTCCGTCCGGAAAAAGCCGGGGAGATCCACACAGACCAGGTCGACTGTATGGGATGCCTGTCCCAGTGCCTGTTCTCCAACTGGGCCCAGAACGAGGAGGGCACAACAGGCCGCAAAGCCGATCCCCGGTCCTTCTGTATCCAGAAAACCCTGCAGGCCATCAGCCATTCCGACCAGGTGGACAACCAGCTGATGTTTGCTGGCCACAATGCCTATAAATTCGCCTCTGACCCGTTCTATGCCAACGGCTTCATCCCGACAGTAAAACAGCTGGTGGAAAGGATCAGCACGGGGG